In the bacterium genome, one interval contains:
- the cas5 gene encoding type I-MYXAN CRISPR-associated protein Cas5/Cmx5/DevS — MDSLRLFVSVPVAGFRVAQAREFWETYPIPPPATVYGMLLSLVGEPNRLTHQGAEIAVALVSAPERSTVLRTLWRVKETESGPGQGSNKRPDFQELLSDVRLSVWLRRGEAEQAPSSLYDRVTAAMLSPGDVSRSGGLSLGESTHLVNEVRQWRDSDPPEGNLVLNDPQGDLSLPVWPDHVGSIGTRWCQFRLSDRTPLPAEPPTEAWTAIRPPA, encoded by the coding sequence ATGGACAGCTTACGGCTGTTCGTGTCTGTCCCGGTTGCCGGGTTTCGTGTGGCACAGGCACGCGAGTTCTGGGAAACCTATCCCATTCCCCCGCCGGCAACGGTCTACGGCATGTTGCTTTCACTCGTCGGCGAGCCAAACCGCCTCACTCATCAGGGCGCAGAGATAGCGGTCGCGTTGGTCTCTGCCCCGGAAAGGTCAACCGTGCTGCGCACGCTCTGGCGCGTGAAGGAGACTGAGTCCGGTCCGGGACAAGGCTCAAACAAGCGGCCGGACTTTCAAGAACTCCTGAGCGACGTACGGCTTTCGGTCTGGCTTCGCCGCGGCGAAGCAGAGCAAGCGCCGTCGAGCTTGTACGACCGCGTGACAGCAGCCATGCTCAGCCCCGGCGACGTGTCGCGCTCCGGCGGCCTGTCATTGGGCGAGAGCACACATCTAGTCAATGAGGTCAGACAGTGGCGTGACAGCGACCCGCCCGAAGGCAACCTCGTGCTGAACGACCCTCAGGGTGACCTCAGCCTGCCGGTCTGGCCCGACCACGTCGGTTCCATCGGCACCCGCTGGTGCCAGTTCCGGCTGAGCGACCGCACACCGTTGCCCGCCGAGCCGCCGACGGAGGCGTGGACCGCAATCCGCCCGCCTGCGTGA